CAGTTTGACAACGTCCTGCAAAAAATTGACCGGCTCGATCTCTGTCCATTCCAAGGCATTTCCGTATTCCTTTTCACCGGTCTGAATAAACTGGTAATTGTCCGGAAGTATAATATCCGGTATGACTCCTCTCAGTTGAGTAGAACCTCCGTTTACTCTGTAAAACTTCTGAACGGTCATTTTTATATTCCCCAATGGCTTTAACTCATCAAAACCTCTGATACCCCTATCTAAATCATAAAAACGCTGTACAGTACCCTTTCCGAATGTCGAATTACTTCCTACTACTATAGCTCTGTTATAATCCTGCATAGCTGCGGCGATAATTTCTGATGCCGATGCGCTGAAATGATTTACCATAATAATCAGTGGCCCATCATAAAGAACTCCGGCATCTTTATCCTGATGAAGATATGGTTTTCCTTCTCTTGATTTTACTTGCACAATAGGACCTTCCTTTATAAAAAATCCACTCATGTCAACTACATCATTCAAAGATCCTCCTGAGTTGTTTCTCAGATCCAGAATTACACCATTTACATTGGCATTTTTCAATTTTTTTAATTCCTGAGCAACGTCATAAGCACAACTATTACCTCCTTCTCCATCAAAAGTGGAATAGAATTTTGGCAAGTGCAGATATCCGATATTATTAATTTTACCATCCAGACTGATAATCATAGATTTCGCTTTACTTTCGTCCAACTGAACTTTTTCACGCTCTATTTCAATATCAATAACTGAATTATCTTTCTTTCTTACGGTAAGGATTACAGTTGTTCCTTTTTTTCCTCTGACAAGTTGTACTACATCGTCAATTCTCATCCCTGATATATCTACCGGTTCCTGACCTTTTTGAGTAACTTTCAGAATTACATCATCATCTTCCAGCTTTTTAGTTTTCCACGCTGGCCCACCGACTACTACACTCGCCACTTTGGTGTAATCTCCATCCGTCTGAAGCCGTGCTCCGATACCTTCTATCTGTCCCCCCATGTTGATATCAAAATCCTGCTTTTCTTTAGGACTAAAATAATCTGTATGCGGATCAAAATAATTGCAGATAGATGCAAAATAAATTTCAAGTCTATCTGTTCTGCGAAGTTTTGACAACCTGACAAACCAGTCGCTAAATCTCTTTTTAATCTCTTTCACTGCATCAGACTTCAGCTCGGCATCCGTTTTCAGATCTGCTTTATCTGTCTTTTCTTTTTGATCATTTAAAGTTGATACATATCTCGACATCACTTCAAACTCTACCACTTCTTTCCAGTATTTTTTAAGATCTGCGTCATTTTTCGCATATTGTCTTTTTTCGCCGTCGGTTTCTAAAGTTCCATCATTATCAAAATCGAGTTTTCCATCGATTATTTCATTAAAATAACTTTCTGCTTTTTGGATTCCGTTTTCCAGTAATGGCAATGACTCATTAAAAAACTCAAATGTTCTTAATTTTGCCTGATCATCCAGTTTTTCTTCATACTTCTTTAGCTGATCGATATCTTTCTGGGTCAGAAATCGTTTTCCATTATCTAATCTTTCCAGGTATGTTTTGTAAACGTGTTTACTGAAATTATCATCTACTGCCTTGGGGTTGAAATGTACTGATTCTATGGATTGAAGAATGCCTTGAAGAATTAGACCTTCTTTATCAGAAACAGCTACTTCCTGATGACTCATTCTGAAAAACAATAATCCAAATAGTGCTACAATAACTAAGGAGCTTCTGAAATGCATACTTTTTAAAATTTTAATTATCATTAAACTTCAATAAATTTTATTATCATTTTTCTCTGAAAGAAATATATCTAAAGACCTGATATTTCACTGCAGGTTGCAAATTTAAACATACTCAATGATCATCATGGTAATAAAACACAATAATAACCCTATATACCTAAATAACAGTACGTTGCAGACTTTATTTAACTAAAATATAACTACTTTGGTTTTAAAAGATTTAAGTGTGTTTTTTAATAAACCGTAAATAAAATCACATGTTTCTCCTATACTTTCCACCCACCTCATATAGTGCGTTGGTGATCTGACCCAAAGAACAAACTTTCACTGCCTCCATTAAACCTTCAAATAGATTTTTATTCTGAATGGCTGATTGTTGTAATTCCTGTAAAATTTTATTTGTTTTTTGAGGCAAATGTTGTTGCAAAGACTGTAGCGTTGTGATCTGACTTATTTTTTCTTCCTCTGTAGCTCTGATGACTTCTTCCGGTATTATAGTGGGTGATCCCTCTTTCGAAAGAAATGTATTTACACCTACAATCGGATAATCTCCGTTGTGCTTTAAGGTTTCATAATATAGGGATTCTTCCTGTATTTTGCTGCGTTGATACATGGTCTCCATGGCACCAAGTACGCCACCTCTTTCAGTTATCCGATCAAATTCCAGCAAAACAGCTTCTTCGACAAGGTCTGTCAATTCTTCAATTACAAAAGAACCCTGAAGTGGATTTTCATTTTTTGCAAGGCCCAGTTCTTTATTGATAATCAACTGTATAGCCATCGCCCGCCTGACGCTTTCTTCCGTAGGAGTGGTAATAGCCTCATCATATGCATTGGTATGGAGAGAATTACAATTATCATAAATGGCATACAGCGCCTGCAAAGTAGTGCGAATATCATTAAAGGCAATCTCCTGCGCATGCAAAGATCTTCCGGATGTCTGGATATGGTACTTCAACATTTGAGATCTGGCATTTCCACCATATTTATGTTTCATAGCTTTAGACCATATACGGCGGGACACCCGGCCGATGAC
The genomic region above belongs to Saprospiraceae bacterium and contains:
- a CDS encoding carboxy terminal-processing peptidase; amino-acid sequence: MHFRSSLVIVALFGLLFFRMSHQEVAVSDKEGLILQGILQSIESVHFNPKAVDDNFSKHVYKTYLERLDNGKRFLTQKDIDQLKKYEEKLDDQAKLRTFEFFNESLPLLENGIQKAESYFNEIIDGKLDFDNDGTLETDGEKRQYAKNDADLKKYWKEVVEFEVMSRYVSTLNDQKEKTDKADLKTDAELKSDAVKEIKKRFSDWFVRLSKLRRTDRLEIYFASICNYFDPHTDYFSPKEKQDFDINMGGQIEGIGARLQTDGDYTKVASVVVGGPAWKTKKLEDDDVILKVTQKGQEPVDISGMRIDDVVQLVRGKKGTTVILTVRKKDNSVIDIEIEREKVQLDESKAKSMIISLDGKINNIGYLHLPKFYSTFDGEGGNSCAYDVAQELKKLKNANVNGVILDLRNNSGGSLNDVVDMSGFFIKEGPIVQVKSREGKPYLHQDKDAGVLYDGPLIIMVNHFSASASEIIAAAMQDYNRAIVVGSNSTFGKGTVQRFYDLDRGIRGFDELKPLGNIKMTVQKFYRVNGGSTQLRGVIPDIILPDNYQFIQTGEKEYGNALEWTEIEPVNFLQDVVKLEHKEALVQNSGKRIVLNENFQLVLESAKRIKENRDQTMYPKKLDKYMSFVDKKAAESKKFEKVGEKEIAGMKLVNLSEDLLKINLDESNKARNEEYIKDLKKDFYLEETLLIMRDMIKMEKSFAAQQKKIEFSEN